DNA from Pseudoalteromonas sp. MEBiC 03607:
GATGATGCCGGTGGCGAAGGCTTCTACAACTGTAGCGATATTAATATTGTCAACGATGCGACCCCGACAGAGCCAAGCGATTGGACAGCAATCAGCTACTTTGTTCGTCAAGGACAAAACGGCGAGGTTGGCGGTAGTGTGTCAGCGCGGTTATTTGATGAAAATGGTCAAGAGTTACTTACTCAACAAATGCAGATCACAACTGATAATCAAGCTAATTGGCAGGCTGAATTTGCAGCGCTGTTAAACCTTAATTACGCGCACTTAGTTAATATTGGCGTGCAAAATAGCGCTGGAGATATTGCCTTTGATGCTACAGATTTATTGATAAATCAAGTCTTTACAACGAATACAAATTACAGCTTTGCATTAAGCGTACAAGCTGCACCTGACAATACCGCGCCGATTATTCATCAACCAGATGACCTTCAAGTCGAAGAAGGCAGCAGCACCGCGATACACCTGCACGCCTTTGATGATCAACAAAGCACATTAACTTATAGCTGGGATATTCCTGCACCACTGAGCTTTACGGGCAGCGATGCCAACATCACGCTAACTGCCCCTGCTGTGGATGCTGATGCAAGTTACACAGTGAGTGTATCGGTGTCAGATGGCGAGCTTACAAGCCAAGTAAGTTTTAACGTGACTGTACTTAATAGCACTGTAATCGACCCTGACCCTGTTGATCCGAGCGTGCCTGTTTGGAATAGCACAAGCCAATACAACACGGGCGATAAAGTGAGTTTTAACGGCGGAATCTACAGTGCGAAATGGTGGAACCAAGGCGCACAACCAGACAGTAGTGATGCATGGCAGCTTGAATCTGGCAGTGCATCAATCGAGTGGAACAGCGGCAAAGCCTATCAAGGCGGCGACGAAGTAACCTATCAAGGACAGCGCTATCGAGCGCAGTGGTGGACCCAAGGAGATGTACCGGGTGCCAGCCAAGTATGGACAGAAATCTAAAGTTTTGTAGTTCAAACTTTATCAATAACAGCGTAACGCTATATAAAAACAGATAAGAGAGAATCATGAATATAAAACAATTAACTGCAGCCATTGGTGTTGCACTCTTTGCAAGTGCAGCGAATGCAGCACCTTCAACACCAACCATTATTTGGGAGCCACAAGAATACTCATTTGTTGAGGTTGATCTTGAGGGTACAGGTTCATATAAGAGCTTGGTGAACCGTGTAGATGAAGTCACCATCAGCATTGAATGGAACGCATGGAGTGGGGATGGCGGCGACAGCTACAAAGTGTATTTCGATGATATGCTGGTTAATGAAGGGTCACTTGCAGCAGGCACCAAAAGTGGTGTTATTAGCTTCCCGTATGATAAAGCCGGTCGTCACACATTATATTTAGAACTATGTGAAGGCGGTACTACCTGTGCTCGCAGTGAAGGTAAGCCAATTGTTATTGCCGATACAGATGGCGGTCACTTAGCGCCATTACCGATGGATTATGATCCAAACAACCAAGATATTGGCACCAAAGACGGTCTTGTAACCGGTGCCTACTTTGTTGAGTGGGGTATTTATGGCCGTGACTATGATGTAACCAATATTCCAGCGCAAAACCTCAGTCATATCTTGTATGGATTTATTCCAATTTGTGGACCTAATGACTCGTTAACAGGTGGGCCTAAAAACGCGCTAAATACTGCCTGTGCAGGCTCACAAGATTTTGAAGTGGTGATCCACGACCCATGGGCTGCGATTCAAAAAGCGCTACCAGGTGTTGATAGTAATGATCCAATTCGTGGTACGTATTCGCAGTTAATGGCGTTAAAGCAGCGTTATCCTGATCTGAAAATTTTACCATCAGTAGGTGGTTGGACTTTATCAGATCCATTTGCTTACTTTACCGATAAAGCCAATCGCGACACGTTTGTGGCATCAATGGAAGAGTTTTTAAGAACGTGGAAGTTCTACGACGGTGTTGATATTGACTGGGAATACCCGGGTGGTCAGGGTGCTAATCCAAACTTAGGCGACCCAGTTGCTGACGGCCCAGCATACGTAGCGCTAATGCAAGAGCTGCGCGCGATGCTTGATAAGCTTGAAGCCGAGACAGGCCGTGAGTATGAGTTAACATCAGCGATTGGTGCAGGTTACGACAAAATTGAAGATGTAGACTACTCACAAGCTCAACAATATATGGATTACATTTTCTTAATGAGCTACGACTATTATGGTGCATGGAGCAATGTAACGGGCCATCAGGCTGCGCTTTATTGTTCATCGCATTTCCGTGTTGGTCAGTGTGATGGCACGGGTGTTGATGAAGAAGGCGTTCCATATAAAGGCCCTGCTTACACAACCGATAACGCAGTGCAAAATCTACTTGCGCAAAACGTACCGTCGAAGAAAATCGTGGTAGGTACTGCTATGTATGGTCGTGGTTGGGAAGGCGTTTATCCAGAAAACGCGACTATCGCTGATAACCCAATGACAGCCCCCGGTAATGGCAAACTAAAAGGCACTACAGCGCAAGGTGTATGGGAAGATGGTGTTATCGATTATAAAGGCATTAAAACCTACATGCTGGGCGCTGCAGAAAATGGCATAAATGGTTTTGAAACAGGTTATGACGAACAAGCCGAAGCCGCTTATGTATGGAACCGTAGTAACGGTAAATTAATTACATACGATAACCGTCGATCAGTTTTGGCAAAAGGTGCTTATGTTAATCAATATAATCTAGGTGGTCTGTTTGCATGGGAAATTGACGCAGATAATGGCGATATTCTTAATGCAATGCATGAGGGTTTAGGTGGTACCGTCACTGAGCCTAGCAATAGAGCGCCCGTGCTATCTGTATCAAGCACCGTATCTGTTAATGCGGGCGAAAGTGTATCTGTTAGTGCATCGGCAACTGACGCTGATAACGATCCGCTAAGCTTTAGCTGGACAGCTGACAGTGCGTTAACAGTAACCGGTGAAAATTCAAATACCCTTGTAATCACAGCGCCATCAGTGACTGCTGATACGCAATACTCGGTTGCTGTGAGTGTGAGCGATGGCGAGGCAAGTGTAAGCCGTAACGTTACAGTGAATGTGGTAGCACCAACGACAGGCGAGAACCAAGCACCAGTGGTTGCGGCAATTACTGATAAAACAGTGGCAGAAGACGCGAGTGTGGACGTGGCGGTTTCGGCATCTGATGCTGATGGCGATGCGCTTTCATACAGCTGGAGTGTGCCAGCCGGCTTAACGTTAGTAGGCTCTGGTGCTGATGTGAGTTTACAAGCGGGCAGCGTTGATGCTGATACTAGTTATGTTGTATCGGTTTCGGTAAGTGATGGTCAAACTGCAACAGCAGTGAGCTTTAATGTCACCGTGACAGATTCTGACACAACAACTCCGCCAGATGGTGAAACCAGCTGGAGTGATACTGCAATCTATGTAGGTGGTGATAAAGTAACTTACAACGGCATAGAGTACACAGCTAAGTGGTGGACACAAGGTGACCGCCCTGATTTAGGTGGCCCATGGGAAGCAAGTTCACAACCAACCGACGGTAATGGTGATGTTGTGTGGCAAGCGGCGGGTATCTACAACGGTGGCGACCAAGTCACTCACCAAGGCAATAAATACGAAGCGAAATGGTGGACTCAAGGAGACGAGCCAGGTGTCGCGGATGTATGGAAAGCACTTTAAGTGTAATAACCACATTTAATGCCCATCATTAAAATGTGATTTCCCTTCAAAGCAGCCTTATGGCTGCTTTTTTGTGGGTAGCAATTAGCGAGATGCGATAAAAGAGCTAATGACGGGGTGTAAATGTGCTGCTACGAGTTTGCTGCCGGGTTAGAAGAAAAAATACAAAAGTAGTTATGAACCATATCCTAAGCGAATTCGTAAAATTGTTTATGTAACAACCCTTTTAATAAACAGAATAAGTACCATGAAAAAATTTATATATTTAGCCGTTTTATTGTTTATACACACTACCTTTAATAACACAGCATTAGCTCAAGAAGATAAGACAGTTTTAGTTCCCCTTCCATCTATTGATGATTTCACCAAAGGTGAAGATGGCTGGGCATTTGGCTTAGGTGTGGGGTTAGAATATGAATCTGCTTACGAAGGATCTGATGAATTTGGACTGGAAGCACAGCCAGCCGGTGCCGTGCAATGGCGCAGTGGTGATAATATTTATTACTTTGCAGGAGAAGCATTTGGCTGGCGAGGATTACTTAATGATCAATGGCTGCTAGATGCTTTGATTGGATTTGAAGAAGGTCGAGAAGAAAGTGATTCTGACGATGGCAGATTAGATGGCCTTGGTAATCAAGAAGAAGGGTATGAACTAGTTTTACAAGCTCGCCGCTCATTTACCCAAGATTGGCGTTATTGGTTAGTTAGTCGTTTCGTTGCCAGTGAAAACGGCAATTTAGCCTTATTTGGTGTTGGACGTCGATTCGGTGAGCAAACGGACGGCACAGGCTCTGAAATCAATCTTGTGTTTGTAGTACACGACAGCGAATACGCCAATAATGGCTTTGGTGTTGATGCTATGCAATCAGCGTCATCAGGCCTAGAAGAAACAAATTTAAGTGGTGGATTGCGCTCGTTTGGTATTGATTATAATTATCGACAAAATCTCAACAGTGATTGGCAAATCTATGGTGAAGCGTTATTCGAGTATTTTAGTAGTGAAGTCAGAGATAGCCCTATAGCACGCAGTGATTACGAAGCTGAAGTGGGCCTTGGGGTTATTTATAAGTTTTAGTTTAACCACATATTTATTAACTGAACTAGGTAAACCAACAGCTTACCTTGGTAAATGCTAAGCCATATTGCCACCCTCTGAGCGCAATGAAATGACCATTCATTGCGTTCACATAATCTTTTTACACTACCTAAGGCTAACTTAAAATCGTAAAAAGTGTAGCCAACTGTTTCGATTAAAAACAACACCTAATTATTAGCAAAATAAACCCCGAAATAGAAACCTTGGTTCGGCTTTAATAAACACAGCTAACACTTTACAAGAAGTGGTTTTATGTTTACTTCATGCTCATCGCAGCCTGTCGGATGAAGCCCTTGCTATTCATAGACACAGCAGGAGAGCTTCTGCACTACACCCACGTAGCAGAGGCTTTATACCGCGAAGATTAACGCGATTTGCGAGACAAGAAAAACAACATAAAACGCGATATAAAATCGCTACTACATGCTCTAATCTTGAAACTAGTAACTTTCCCTTTCTTATTTTATACACTGGTCTTTCAGGTATTATCAACCATACTTGAATAAAGCGGTCTGTAGGTAGTTAAGCTAAGGTGGGTTGATGGGGTTAAAAGCGCTGTTTTTACTTGTTGTTGCTGTAGTAAGCAACTCGGCTTTTAGCTGCGATAAAACCTTAAAAGTGGGAATTAGTCAGCAGTGGGCGCCGTATACTTTTACGCAAAATGGAAAGCTCACAGGTATTGATATAGATGTGGTTAACTTAGTACTTAAAGAAGCTGGGTTTTGCGCTAAATACGTCATTATGCCTTCGTCAAAACGGGGCTTTGCTGAACTAAAGCATGGCAATGTTGATCTGTTGCCTGCGGCGAGTTATAGCAAAGAACGAGATGCATTTAGTTATTTTTCAGAGCCTTATCGTCTAGAAGTCATGCGGTTATTTTGGTATCCGAAACCATTTTTAGAAAAGCTTGATCTGCAAGGCTTGCTTGAACAACAACAAATTATCTTATCAAACAGCGGTAGTTATTATGGCCCCGAATTTTCACACTTTAGTACTGTGGAAAAATATAAATCGCAGCTGATCACTGTCCCTTCGTTACGTCAGCGCGTTGCTATGCTTAGCGCTAAGCGGGTTGATTTTTTTATTGATGACGAATTAGCAGGGCTT
Protein-coding regions in this window:
- a CDS encoding lytic polysaccharide monooxygenase, which encodes MKSKALSLSAVATSMLLACASSHVNAHGFLESPKARQAFCNADGGYWWPADGTGIPNLACRAAFVEAGHVQFVQDIEFSANTIEYTNLDAVKQSVPDGRLCAAGDPEKRGMDLPSAHWQRSEVIPNTNGDILVRFLASTPHNPSFWQFYLTKPGFDSATQVLTWDDLELVEEYGNVDFSIDANNDRYYEMSVSIPQGRSGDAILYTRWQRDDAGGEGFYNCSDINIVNDATPTEPSDWTAISYFVRQGQNGEVGGSVSARLFDENGQELLTQQMQITTDNQANWQAEFAALLNLNYAHLVNIGVQNSAGDIAFDATDLLINQVFTTNTNYSFALSVQAAPDNTAPIIHQPDDLQVEEGSSTAIHLHAFDDQQSTLTYSWDIPAPLSFTGSDANITLTAPAVDADASYTVSVSVSDGELTSQVSFNVTVLNSTVIDPDPVDPSVPVWNSTSQYNTGDKVSFNGGIYSAKWWNQGAQPDSSDAWQLESGSASIEWNSGKAYQGGDEVTYQGQRYRAQWWTQGDVPGASQVWTEI
- a CDS encoding glycosyl hydrolase family 18 protein, giving the protein MNIKQLTAAIGVALFASAANAAPSTPTIIWEPQEYSFVEVDLEGTGSYKSLVNRVDEVTISIEWNAWSGDGGDSYKVYFDDMLVNEGSLAAGTKSGVISFPYDKAGRHTLYLELCEGGTTCARSEGKPIVIADTDGGHLAPLPMDYDPNNQDIGTKDGLVTGAYFVEWGIYGRDYDVTNIPAQNLSHILYGFIPICGPNDSLTGGPKNALNTACAGSQDFEVVIHDPWAAIQKALPGVDSNDPIRGTYSQLMALKQRYPDLKILPSVGGWTLSDPFAYFTDKANRDTFVASMEEFLRTWKFYDGVDIDWEYPGGQGANPNLGDPVADGPAYVALMQELRAMLDKLEAETGREYELTSAIGAGYDKIEDVDYSQAQQYMDYIFLMSYDYYGAWSNVTGHQAALYCSSHFRVGQCDGTGVDEEGVPYKGPAYTTDNAVQNLLAQNVPSKKIVVGTAMYGRGWEGVYPENATIADNPMTAPGNGKLKGTTAQGVWEDGVIDYKGIKTYMLGAAENGINGFETGYDEQAEAAYVWNRSNGKLITYDNRRSVLAKGAYVNQYNLGGLFAWEIDADNGDILNAMHEGLGGTVTEPSNRAPVLSVSSTVSVNAGESVSVSASATDADNDPLSFSWTADSALTVTGENSNTLVITAPSVTADTQYSVAVSVSDGEASVSRNVTVNVVAPTTGENQAPVVAAITDKTVAEDASVDVAVSASDADGDALSYSWSVPAGLTLVGSGADVSLQAGSVDADTSYVVSVSVSDGQTATAVSFNVTVTDSDTTTPPDGETSWSDTAIYVGGDKVTYNGIEYTAKWWTQGDRPDLGGPWEASSQPTDGNGDVVWQAAGIYNGGDQVTHQGNKYEAKWWTQGDEPGVADVWKAL
- a CDS encoding MipA/OmpV family protein; this translates as MKKFIYLAVLLFIHTTFNNTALAQEDKTVLVPLPSIDDFTKGEDGWAFGLGVGLEYESAYEGSDEFGLEAQPAGAVQWRSGDNIYYFAGEAFGWRGLLNDQWLLDALIGFEEGREESDSDDGRLDGLGNQEEGYELVLQARRSFTQDWRYWLVSRFVASENGNLALFGVGRRFGEQTDGTGSEINLVFVVHDSEYANNGFGVDAMQSASSGLEETNLSGGLRSFGIDYNYRQNLNSDWQIYGEALFEYFSSEVRDSPIARSDYEAEVGLGVIYKF
- a CDS encoding transporter substrate-binding domain-containing protein, encoding MGLKALFLLVVAVVSNSAFSCDKTLKVGISQQWAPYTFTQNGKLTGIDIDVVNLVLKEAGFCAKYVIMPSSKRGFAELKHGNVDLLPAASYSKERDAFSYFSEPYRLEVMRLFWYPKPFLEKLDLQGLLEQQQIILSNSGSYYGPEFSHFSTVEKYKSQLITVPSLRQRVAMLSAKRVDFFIDDELAGLYLIQNNQHSGIALHPYIIHNNDVYLMLSKVTLDANERAAISQAIVSNKQAIKEIIARYVTN